Within the Lacerta agilis isolate rLacAgi1 chromosome Z, rLacAgi1.pri, whole genome shotgun sequence genome, the region attttatgaatctaagtttggcctcactgagaggcagtatttcaatgagtaggaaaatgagagtagcccctaaacatcttttttagataaaaaagcactgcttacatCTGTTCCTGTAACAATAGCAGTAAGTACCACCACCATACACAATAATGCAAGGAGGGAATCATGgtttggatatacagtggtatcttggttcttgaAGGGTTTGGCTCCCTATCAaactggctcctgaatgctgcaaacttggaagtgttccagtttgtgaacgtttttcagaagctgaatgtctgacacggcttctgcttgactgcaggaagctcctgcaaccaatcagaagccgcaccttggttttcaaaccgtttTGGGAGTAAAACCGACTCCCAGAAAGGATTACGGTAAGTTtggaaccaaggtgccactactgtaaaaaggtaaagggacccctgactgttaagcccagtcacagatgactctggggttgtggcactcatttcgctttattggctaagggaaccggcgtacagcttctgggtcatgtggccaacatgactacaccacttctggcgaaccagagcagcgcacagaaatgccgtttaccttcccaccggagcggtacctattacctacttgcacttcgtgctttcgaactgctaggttggcagaagcagggaccgagcaacaggagctcaccctgttgcaaggattcgaaccacctTCTGCttagcaagccctagactctgtgggccctagaccacagcgccacccgcgtcccttcataGCTAAAGCTTATGGAATGGAAATGAGCAGATGAAGGGATAAGGAGAAGTAActagaacctgtggcctttcagatattgATGAACtacacaattcccatcacccctgaccactggttgggGCTAGTCTCCTGTTTCAATtactgtgctgtttttaatgaggttgttttattgcatgttttaatTACAGGtccttatattttaatattttaaacaaacacacaaatatacCCTGCCACCCCATCAAACTTTTGCAGTATGAAGTGATGAGAATTGCACAGAAGTGTGAGGTAACAATTGCTTGAtacttattgagcattcatcccaaaTATGTTTATAACACACAATATGACTCCTGCACAGACTTTAGCAGGCATCTACACTATGACTTTATagcacatccaatgcacatttaacacataTGGCTCCACTGCAAAATaatatgggaactgtagtttcctgctaacatagctacaattcccagcccccttaacaaatggtgtagtggttaagagcggtaggctcataatctggtgaaccaggttcgcgtctccgctcctccacatgcagctgctgggtgaccttgggctagtcacacttctttgaagtctctcagccccactcacctcacagagtgtttgttgtgggggaggaagggaaaggagaatgttagctgctctgagactccttcgggtagtgataaagcgggatatcaaatccaaactcttcttcttcttcttctacagttcccaggattctttaggggaagtcatgtgctttaaatgtgtgttgggtatgttttaaatgtatagtgtggggGGTGCACTTTTCTTTGCTGGGCACACCAAGGAAAAGGGatgctgttgggactccaactcccatcagcctcagctagcatgaccagtggtcagggatgacgggaactGTAGATCAGCCACATCTGGAACGTGCAAGCTTTGCCACCCATGCCATAGTAGTTCTCATATTGCTCAAGCCTCATGTTATTTTATTCTAGCGTATCTTTAATGAAAGCAGAAAGGACCCTCTTTTCTTTAAATTCAGTGGAGAAGTTTCTTTAGAGTAAATGAATACAGCAGTTAAAGTGGCCTTCAGCAACATGGTACATCATAACGGGGGAGGCTTGCGCTGTGATCTTTGATGTGGGTGTTACAAGCAGGTCCTGGTTTTCATCTGTAAACTGTTGGCAGGTTGTGTAAGCAATCTTTCCTTTAAGCAGTAGATAGACCTGCATGATGTACCTCCGGGtcattttctgcagaaaattGCCAATCCGCGATTGGTTTGCACTGAAGGCTTGGTTAGCTGAACTCAGGCTTAATGTTCACGTTAACATGAAAGCTGGTAACATCATGAAAGTCACAAAGATTGAAAACATTTATCTTCTGAAGACTGCAGGTGGATTCAGATGACCTGTTACAAACTCATGGGTACAGGGTAGACATAATGCAGCGCAACTGTGGTATGATAGCAATATTTCCTGCATCTTTTCTCCTTGGATAATctcatttagctgtgattcctgcattgcaaggggttggattagatgacccttgggtccccttccagttctgtgattctattattcctccTCTCAGTTTCAGAGCCAACTGTGCAAAAATTTACTCTTAGCCATAAAACTGAGCAGTTACATAAGAGGGTTAGCCCAATGTACAGTATGCAACCACAGTTGGAAGCAGGGGTTAAGCATGAAATTATGCTAACCTCATCTGTCATGTTCAAAGCTCAGCAGATGCTGGCACTTAGCACTTCTttcacacacaaccacacacaacaTGTGGACATTGCAATGCAAGGCTAGCCCctggggtgaagggcaggtaagaggtaaaaataaaataatgttaaagTCAGGGCAATGGCTCTGAGAGCTCTACAGGTGAATAAGACTCATGAATAAGGCTCATGCCTGCTGCTAATATATATTTAACAGAAACAGTTTTCATAAGAGATCTTACTAATCTTTTTTGAGCTTCCACTTAAGGTGCTTATATAGGCTTAATGCTGGTgtacaggtaacttgcaacttACACTTATTTAACATACATGCTCACAGCTTTAAGCACattgccaaaataataataatattaaattaaaaataatgcagAAATGGTACACAGAGTGAAAAAATAAAAGCCAGCATCCTTCACTGAGTGTGTTTGGGTGCAGAAGAGGCAGATGGAGACAAGtaattttttaaatggttttaaaggGGTGTTCTGGCTTTATGTGATTTTGCTTATATGCATGATGGCCAGGAATGTAATCCCTGGCATGTTAAGTTGCGAGTTACCTGTATGTTATAGCCCCCGTTATCAAATCCTGTTGCCCCAAACATTTTCTTATCCAAATGGACACTGTCTGCTAAATGGTTTATGGAAAAGTAACCTCAAGCAAACTCAACACTGAAACGTAATCAAAAGTCTAAAACCCGAATGACATTGTGCCCTATTTGAAATAAAGCTGAGCAAAGAAGTGTGtgtttagagggggggggggttggttggtaCTGCTTGCTTCCTGGACCACTAAGGCCATGTCAAAGCTACAGGCCAGTGAATTGGTTTTCTTTTGCTGCAATGCAGTCTATAATTTAATTTCATTTGCCACGGCAAGCACACATGTATGTTGGAATTATATGTACAGCTCATTTATTCAAATGCCAATTACTTTGTCCAAGAATGCAGCAAATTTTTCTGGCTGTCCAGGAGGAAAAGGCTTCAGGGTTGAAAAGTCTGATGTTTGAAGTGTCTTCACAAGGGTCCTatagaaaaataacaaaaaacaaaaaaacacacacacataaatattattattttggaagagGTAGTTCATTCAGTTCTTTTACCCTTATAAATAGCTATGTAAGATACAACAGATTacattaaagtggtacctctggttaagtacttaatttgttccggagtccgttcttaacctgaagcaccactttagctaatgggacctcccgctgctgctgcgcctccagagcacaatttctgttcttatcctgaagcaaagttattaacctgaagcgttatttctgggttagcggagtttgtaacctgaagcgtatgtaacccgaggtaccactgtagtgacttGCCCAAGATTACTTGATGAGCTTTCTGGCTGAGCAAATATTTAATCCCTAGACCAAGACTAGatccactacaccatgctggatcCCATGATCAATTTCACAAGCTTTCCATGAGCTGGATTTGCACATTAAAGCAGACGTGCAGctaccatttaaaataaataaatagtagtcCTGCTTCCCTTCTTCCTTGTAACATCCAGTAACACAAAATTTGAGATGCCACTCCATTAAGCAGCAGGTTTTCCTGCCTCTGAGTGCCACTTCACTGGCTGCTCCTTGAGGTCAGGGAAACTCACAGTGGCAATGATTCTGTGTCATACATTTTGCACTATTAGTCCTAGGTAGAAGAATGAAATGTGGAGGCTGCTTTTTTCAGTGGTAGTTCTGCATCTACTATAACATTTCAGAAGAACacagaacagaaaaaaatgttttgattgCTTGTTTGGGtgctttgggtttgtttttttcctagaGAGAGAACAAGGAAATTGAGCAGGAGTTTTATTTATTGAAGGGTTGTCTTCAAACTGCTGCTTTTTCTCACATATCCCCCTAAATACGCACCCAGGTGTTAGGTTCAGCAGGGGAGGCcatcttggtagttcctctgccTTCAGAAGCTTGGGTGGtagtggcctggggagagggcattctctgagGCAGCCCCTAAGCTGCGGAACACCCTCCCCACAAAGGTGCTTCTGGTATCTTAATTATACAGCTTCCAACCAAGTATGGAAGTCAAGCTCAGGAGGCTGAGGTGACCCTCATGAAGTCTCAGCTTCTAAGTCCTGCTTCAGTGTTTTATGGATTTCCTTACATTTATACCCCCAGCTTCCTTCCATTATGAAATCTAAAGCAGCTTACATTGATTGGTTTTCAGGTGgtcttccatccaggcactgactgGAACCAGGCCTGCTGAAGTTCTGCAAGGTAGGTGGGAGCTCATGTACCTTCAGATGGCTGACCAAGAAGGGTCAGAGTGAGTATGCAGCTCCTGCACAAAAGGAGCTGTATGAACATGCTTcctacaacatcccctccttgggGGTCTTCCTCGTCTAGGTCAATGGAGTCATGACACCACCTGGACTCTGCTTCCAAAGCTAATGAAGAAGGGATCTCTGTAAGGATCAATGTTTATTCCTTGAAGCTGGGGCTCTGGCTTTAGCCAGAGAATGCAAAAAGTGCTGTATCTTAATGGCAGGAAAAGGACTCCTTAATTGTGAACATTCTTCTTCCTGCCACAGTCCATTGGTTTGAGACATGCATTGTTGCTTCCTTACTTCCAGGAAGGTCAACATGGATAGTTTGCAGAAGGGCAACTAAATGGTGTTGAAGAAGAGCCATGGCTGCAAGTTAGGGGGGAAGAGATGCACATTGCTTTAAACAGCCTCTGCATCAGGTAACTCAAGAGCCAATAAAGAGGGTGATTAAGATCTGCAGCACTAAATTGATTCAACAGTTTTTGTaactttgtgttgtgaactgccctgagacctacggctgtagggcggtatacaaattttataatAAAGTAAGCAAGTAAGTTTGCAGGAAAGCTTGCAACGAAAACAGTGTTAAAGAAGATCCATACCTGCAAGTGCAGTAAAAGAGGTGGCCATCCCTGCACAGCTGCCTTGCCAGTTCTAACTGGTGATTGTCCATAAGCTTGTCATTTACAACTACAAGTAGTGGCTTCCCTGCTTCCAATACTTCCAAGCAGCTACCTGCACCTGTAGTAGTAAAACAGTAGTGAAGAACAACTACTTAATTACCCACCTTTCACACTAAGATCCCAGGGAAGGtgacaacaacaaaagcacaatGCTAAAAACAGTTTACAACAACTTACAATCAGAGAAACAAGGTATTtacacacctcaagtgtcaaaagccacgGCAAAGAGATGTAtcttcagcaaaaacaacattcaATTTCACACAGCAGTGAACAAGAATTCATGCTAAGGACTACCAGGGCTAGAAATGCATATCCAGTAACATCTACCTTTTGGGGGCTTTTGTTCCTCTGAAGACATCCATACTCCCATTAATTTGGTGTATTTAACATTACACTGAGGGGCATAAAACATATTAAGGAAGCAATCCTGTGTTTGGTGAGAGCGTGGCTGAGAGCCAATAAGATGCTGCGGACCTCCCCTCTCTTCAGACAAAAGACCCTCAAAAGGGCACTGGGCCAGATCTGGGGAGGCCTTTGATTCACCAGATTAAAAGCCCCATGTTATAAACAGAATATTAAGCCATCAAAATTAGGTCATGCAAGGAAAGACAACACTACCTTTTCACATAAGGGAAACACTTCTCTCCTGAAACATCACTGATGTTAGCCAAAATAAAGTGAGCCATTTGGTTGAACTTGCCCTTTTGGAAGTCTGTGTTGATGCCAATCAAGACTTTTCTCATTGAAACAGAAGTTTTACCTGCATGACTTATGACTAGATCGGCTGTTTGCACATCTTCAGAGAGTgagtttttgaacctgaacactTCCAGGGTAAATGTAGGTGTGCTGGTTGAAACAGGGCAAACTGTGCCCCTGCCAACTTGAAGAACAAGTCTGCTGTAGCCAAGATCCTGTAAAACCTGTAGAGGGAAAGGAAATTACACTCAGACTTGGTACTGACTTAAGTTAAATGCAAGAATACCACATCAGATGCTGCGAGTGTGAGCTAATTTGCTCCTCCAAGTACATAAAGCCCAGCAAGAAGCAAAAATATATAGGCGCATTTGGCAACTTATCAGTGTGCTTGTATCCTGTTGGTGAGAGACAGTCTttatgtatacagtcatacctcgggttgcgatcgctgcgggttgcacgTTTTCAGTTTACGGACTTGCTGAACCCGGAAGttctggaatgggttacttccaggtttcggcgctttgcacatgcgcagaagcaccgaattgcattatgtgcatgtgtgcgcagatgcagcactgcaggttacggatgctgcgggttgcgaacatgcctcccgcacggatctcgttcgcaacctgagcgtccactgtaaacaGTAAAATGAAATTAGTGTACATCACGCATGATTAAGCTGTCATTTGCATTACCCTTAATTAGGTACGTAATGCAATCTTGTATCTGTAATCCACATATTCAATATCACTTTCTGTGAATTAGTTACTGCTAGCCTTGGACACTTTGTACTGTATTGCAAGCAGGGTGGCTGTGCAGGACTGGGACAATTTGTGTGCAAAAGTGCAAGTTTCCCCATAATCCCACTACATTCTTAATGGTGGGGATTTTGCTGTGTAATTGTACTGGTCTCTTACTAATCCTATGCAGAATTAAATTCCCTTAAACCCATTTATTCCATTAGGCTTTGGTGCAT harbors:
- the ALG13 gene encoding putative bifunctional UDP-N-acetylglucosamine transferase and deubiquitinase ALG13 produces the protein MKSAFVTVGTTSFDDLIAAVTAPEALQVLQDLGYSRLVLQVGRGTVCPVSTSTPTFTLEVFRFKNSLSEDVQTADLVISHAGAGSCLEVLEAGKPLLVVVNDKLMDNHQLELARQLCRDGHLFYCTCRTLVKTLQTSDFSTLKPFPPGQPEKFAAFLDKVIGI